One genomic region from Reichenbachiella ulvae encodes:
- a CDS encoding sulfite exporter TauE/SafE family protein produces MYWSALILGFLGSMHCVVMCGPIALTLKSQNNLNRFVISRLLYNLGRLSTYALLGLVFGLLGQGLILANYQQLLSIGLGILMILFSILLFQRINTAFLNRQLSTISNSFRSLFSSVIKKPGLFSTYLVGLANGFLPCGLVYASLVGALAIGEIGKASLYMIIFGLGTIPAMLVVSLTGQFLGKRLNTNVHRFSSVFVFLLGSILIIRGLELSIPYLSPVIGFLYPLDAGITVCE; encoded by the coding sequence ATGTATTGGAGCGCACTCATATTGGGTTTTTTGGGTAGCATGCACTGTGTAGTCATGTGTGGACCAATCGCGCTCACACTGAAGAGTCAAAACAACCTGAACAGGTTCGTAATATCCAGACTCCTTTACAACCTAGGTAGATTATCTACCTATGCACTTTTGGGCCTGGTTTTCGGCTTGCTGGGACAAGGTCTGATCCTGGCCAATTATCAGCAACTGCTATCCATTGGCTTAGGGATATTGATGATTCTATTTTCCATTCTTTTGTTCCAAAGAATCAACACTGCCTTTCTGAATCGTCAACTCAGTACAATTAGCAATAGTTTCAGATCACTATTTTCGTCTGTCATCAAAAAACCTGGATTATTCAGCACCTATTTGGTAGGATTAGCGAATGGCTTTCTCCCATGCGGGCTAGTCTATGCCTCGCTGGTAGGCGCCCTGGCTATTGGAGAAATTGGCAAGGCCTCTCTCTACATGATCATTTTTGGATTAGGTACTATTCCTGCCATGTTGGTAGTCTCTTTGACAGGCCAATTCCTGGGAAAACGTCTAAACACAAATGTTCATCGCTTCTCCTCTGTATTCGTATTTCTTTTGGGATCTATTTTGATAATCAGAGGTCTAGAATTAAGCATACCCTATCTAAGTCCAGTCATTGGGTTCTTGTATCCATTAGATGCGGGAATTACAGTTTGTGAATAA
- a CDS encoding aminotransferase class V-fold PLP-dependent enzyme, with the protein MNFDEIRERTVGWDQSFDTRFGKHQMIYADWVAGGRLYDPIEKIMREQVGPWLANTHSYSNKTGSTMTAAYNKAREIIKTHVNASASDLLITTGSGMTGALNRLIQILKLDEKAEQPVVLISHMEHHSHQVAWIDAGAEVVLVKPNKDYLIDLDQWEQQLAKYQNRKTLIGAFTSGSNVTGIINPVNDLAKLIHKYGGKCMVDYAATAPYVAIDMHPEEGADLDAIYFSPHKFLGGPGSCGVLVLNEDLYDGRSTIPGGGNVTWTKPEGGYGINQNPETKEDGGTPSFLQTIRASLAIRLKEQMGVANIEKREKQLLEKAINGLQAISGVEIVGELKSDRIGVVSFNLKGIHYNAVVRMLNDRFGIQVRGGWACASTYVHYLFGLDSEKSDQLTKEIDQKNLTHKPGFVRLSLHPSMSDEELEKVLDGVAYIDQHKIELIEDYIYNPVTNDFELKNANAVDEEQIEAMFKL; encoded by the coding sequence ATGAATTTCGACGAAATTAGGGAGAGGACCGTTGGATGGGACCAATCATTCGATACGCGTTTTGGAAAGCATCAAATGATATATGCCGATTGGGTGGCAGGAGGGCGTCTTTATGACCCAATAGAAAAGATTATGCGGGAACAGGTGGGACCCTGGCTGGCCAATACACATTCCTATTCTAATAAAACGGGCAGTACAATGACTGCTGCCTACAACAAGGCGCGCGAGATTATCAAGACCCATGTCAATGCCTCAGCATCCGATTTGCTTATAACTACCGGAAGTGGCATGACAGGTGCTTTGAATCGACTGATTCAAATCCTGAAATTAGATGAGAAGGCCGAGCAACCCGTAGTATTGATTTCTCATATGGAACATCACTCGCATCAGGTAGCATGGATAGATGCCGGTGCAGAAGTAGTACTAGTCAAGCCGAACAAAGACTATTTGATAGATTTAGATCAATGGGAGCAGCAACTGGCTAAATACCAAAATAGAAAAACCCTGATTGGTGCCTTTACCTCTGGCTCCAACGTCACAGGTATCATCAATCCTGTTAACGACCTGGCCAAACTAATCCATAAATATGGAGGAAAGTGTATGGTTGATTATGCAGCTACAGCGCCATATGTGGCAATCGATATGCATCCTGAAGAAGGTGCAGATTTGGATGCGATCTATTTCTCTCCACACAAATTTTTAGGGGGCCCTGGGTCTTGTGGAGTTTTAGTGTTGAATGAAGACTTATATGATGGTCGGTCAACGATTCCGGGTGGTGGCAACGTCACCTGGACCAAACCAGAAGGTGGATATGGGATCAATCAAAATCCGGAAACCAAAGAGGATGGTGGTACTCCTTCTTTCCTTCAAACCATAAGGGCATCCCTGGCCATACGGTTGAAGGAGCAAATGGGTGTAGCTAATATTGAAAAAAGAGAAAAGCAACTCCTTGAAAAGGCAATTAATGGTTTACAAGCCATTTCTGGAGTAGAGATTGTAGGCGAACTGAAATCGGATCGAATAGGAGTGGTTTCATTTAATCTAAAAGGGATCCATTACAATGCCGTAGTACGTATGCTTAATGATAGATTTGGTATACAGGTACGCGGGGGCTGGGCGTGTGCCAGTACTTATGTGCACTACCTGTTTGGACTGGATTCTGAGAAGTCAGATCAGCTGACAAAGGAAATAGACCAGAAGAATTTGACGCACAAACCTGGTTTTGTTCGGTTGTCGTTGCATCCATCCATGAGCGATGAAGAGCTTGAAAAAGTATTGGATGGAGTGGCTTACATCGATCAACATAAAATTGAATTGATTGAAGATTATATATACAATCCCGTTACCAATGATTTTGAACTCAAGAATGCAAATGCTGTGGATGAAGAACAAATTGAGGCCATGTTCAAACTTTAG
- the lhgO gene encoding L-2-hydroxyglutarate oxidase: MKDVIVIGGGIVGLASAWQIHQKSPNTSITIIEKESGPAKHQTGNNSGVIHSGLYYKPGSLKAVNCINGYHLLLDFCNQEGINYDLCGKIVVATDEAEVPYLTTLHERGVANGLEGMKWLNADELKEYEPHVNGVKGIHVPQTGIIDYTAVCKKLEEKLLSAGAEIFYEHKVVKIHSSESEQTVVTNKGDFQSKMVVNCAGLYSDKVAKMTPLKPDLKIVPFRGEYYQLKEESQHLVKNLIYPVPDPNFPFLGVHFTRMINGGVEAGPNAVLAFQREGYKKSDINLAELLETLAWPGFQKVAAKYWKTGFGEMYRSFSKSAFTTALQKLIPEIKESDLETGGAGVRAQACDRNGGLLDDFQILEDDHFINVCNAPSPAATSSLAIGDEISKRYLARKG; encoded by the coding sequence ATGAAAGATGTCATCGTCATCGGGGGTGGGATAGTAGGTCTGGCGAGTGCCTGGCAAATCCACCAAAAATCGCCTAATACTTCGATCACCATTATTGAAAAAGAATCCGGTCCGGCCAAACACCAGACGGGTAACAATAGTGGCGTTATTCATTCTGGATTGTATTACAAACCCGGTAGTTTGAAGGCTGTAAATTGTATAAATGGCTATCATCTTTTGTTAGATTTTTGTAATCAGGAAGGAATCAACTATGACCTATGCGGAAAGATCGTAGTAGCCACAGATGAAGCTGAGGTGCCCTATTTGACTACTCTACACGAACGTGGGGTTGCTAATGGGCTAGAAGGGATGAAATGGTTGAATGCCGATGAATTAAAGGAGTATGAGCCTCATGTGAATGGAGTCAAAGGAATTCATGTGCCGCAAACGGGGATTATAGACTATACAGCAGTCTGTAAAAAACTGGAGGAAAAGCTTTTGTCCGCTGGAGCGGAAATCTTCTATGAGCATAAGGTGGTTAAAATCCATAGCTCGGAGAGTGAGCAAACCGTAGTGACTAACAAAGGAGATTTTCAGTCTAAGATGGTAGTGAATTGTGCCGGTTTGTATTCTGACAAAGTTGCTAAGATGACACCTTTGAAGCCTGATTTGAAGATTGTGCCATTTAGGGGTGAATATTATCAACTCAAGGAAGAAAGCCAGCATCTGGTTAAGAATTTGATCTACCCAGTGCCTGACCCTAATTTCCCCTTTTTAGGTGTGCACTTTACGCGAATGATCAATGGTGGGGTCGAAGCTGGTCCTAATGCTGTATTGGCCTTTCAGAGAGAGGGGTATAAAAAATCAGACATCAATTTGGCTGAACTATTAGAGACTTTGGCATGGCCAGGATTTCAAAAGGTGGCAGCCAAATATTGGAAAACAGGATTTGGGGAGATGTATCGCTCTTTTTCTAAATCTGCTTTTACAACTGCCCTGCAGAAGCTTATACCGGAGATTAAGGAGTCAGATCTTGAAACCGGTGGAGCAGGAGTGAGGGCTCAGGCTTGTGACCGAAATGGTGGTTTACTAGATGATTTTCAGATTCTGGAGGATGATCATTTCATCAATGTATGCAATGCACCCTCTCCAGCAGCCACTTCTTCATTGGCCATAGGGGATGAGATATCTAAAAGGTATTTGGCCAGGAAAGGATAG
- the ccoG gene encoding cytochrome c oxidase accessory protein CcoG, with translation MENHYEFEEEYRDTIATVDESGKRVWIYPKKPKGTYHNYRILVTVILLSLLFSGPFITIGGQPLLLLNVFERKFIVFGQAFWPQDFFLLAILLVTFFVFIILFTVAFGRIWCGWACPQTLFMEMVFRKIEYWIEGDANKQRKLNQAPWNLEKIIKKGSKQLIFLLISILISHTVMAYLIGIDQVIETVSQPPSHNIEGFAGLVVFTGIFYGVFAYFREQACVAVCPYGRLQSVLLVKDSIAVMYDWVRGEPREKIKKGETNEDAGDCIDCKLCVHACPTGIDIRQGTQLECVNCTACMDACDDVMNKVGREEGLIRYSSHTAIETGKSKLFTPRVAGYSVILVALMGFLSFMLISRSDVDVTALKVPGTLYEKLDNDIISNLYNIQFVNKTFDPMTLHVKILDYENATIEQVGGDRIELQSNEKYSGTFFIKIPKEDLPGTKTKIELGIFAGEKLVSNFKVNFLGPVKLKK, from the coding sequence GTGATCCTTTTGTCTTTACTTTTTAGTGGTCCTTTTATAACCATAGGAGGTCAACCTCTGCTCCTACTCAATGTATTCGAACGAAAATTCATCGTGTTTGGACAAGCATTTTGGCCGCAGGACTTTTTTCTGCTGGCCATACTGCTTGTTACCTTCTTTGTTTTCATCATCCTGTTTACGGTTGCCTTTGGACGGATCTGGTGCGGATGGGCTTGCCCTCAAACACTATTTATGGAGATGGTATTCCGAAAGATCGAATATTGGATCGAAGGAGATGCAAACAAACAGCGAAAGCTGAACCAGGCCCCATGGAATCTAGAAAAGATCATCAAAAAAGGAAGCAAGCAATTGATTTTTCTATTGATCTCTATTCTTATTTCTCATACAGTCATGGCCTACCTGATAGGGATCGATCAAGTGATCGAAACCGTAAGCCAGCCTCCTTCTCATAATATTGAGGGATTTGCAGGATTGGTAGTATTCACTGGAATATTTTATGGCGTTTTTGCCTACTTCCGTGAACAAGCATGTGTGGCGGTATGCCCCTACGGACGTCTTCAATCCGTACTGCTGGTCAAAGATTCTATAGCAGTAATGTACGATTGGGTGAGAGGCGAGCCCAGAGAGAAAATCAAGAAAGGAGAAACCAATGAGGACGCAGGCGACTGTATTGACTGCAAACTTTGTGTGCATGCCTGCCCGACCGGAATTGACATCCGACAGGGTACGCAACTCGAATGCGTCAATTGCACAGCTTGTATGGATGCCTGCGACGATGTAATGAATAAAGTGGGGCGTGAAGAAGGGCTGATAAGATACAGCTCACACACGGCAATTGAGACTGGAAAGTCTAAACTGTTTACACCTAGAGTGGCGGGTTATTCCGTAATCTTGGTAGCGCTGATGGGCTTTTTGTCTTTCATGTTGATCTCTCGTTCAGATGTGGATGTCACTGCTCTGAAAGTACCCGGTACACTGTACGAAAAGCTAGATAACGACATCATTAGCAACCTATACAACATTCAGTTCGTCAACAAGACATTTGATCCGATGACGCTGCATGTCAAAATACTGGATTATGAAAATGCCACGATCGAACAGGTAGGTGGAGACAGGATCGAACTGCAGTCTAACGAAAAGTATTCAGGCACCTTTTTTATTAAAATACCGAAGGAGGACTTGCCTGGCACCAAAACCAAAATTGAACTAGGAATATTTGCCGGAGAAAAACTGGTTTCAAATTTCAAAGTCAACTTCCTGGGACCGGTAAAACTGAAAAAGTAA
- a CDS encoding tetratricopeptide repeat-containing sensor histidine kinase: MKHNLPCLILGLLLALCLSFPSIADNQGPIQKIDSLQSLMDEAQGKDLVDIYNEISWNYRNIRIDSSLIYAQRAYHLAQSMDYELGISKSLNFIGVAKRNHSNFLGALENFFEALKHAEQSRNLVQLSYTLINIGNIYVFQTNFDGAIDYFERALINANKLEDLDLKAYCHINLGRSYTGLKKYEEGEIHIEKAIALREEQNNLEGVVISKVDLANLYVLSDQMDKAIETLDATMADVRKLGHSTTLAYMYMIYSRAYLKKNQIAKSLEFNELSFEICSANNIKKVESDLLLLKSNIYEQANDLSKALHYLHLHTEKKDSIFSEENTRKIESLHASYTAEKKEAETRYLKQQTELNQIIIQRQKVIIWLTIIGLVLFIGIAIVSIKAASDRKKMTNQIEKQKEDAFKHNNSLIDLNHEKNNLIRILSHDLRAPINNIKGLTQVHQSAHQFDEADNQMLDHIVNESDRLLNMITKILNVEALEDETRHYKSDRINLNYVTEQVISNYQSSAKAKEISIHSKLVKDGVFILGDQIHIYQILENLISNAIKFSQKNTVINIELVNLVAENRVQIRIKDQGPGLTEEDKRKIFTKFQTLSAKPTGNEESTGLGLSIVKQYTEQMDGKIWVESTYGEGSTFIVEFLKTR; the protein is encoded by the coding sequence ATGAAACACAACTTACCTTGCCTTATTCTTGGGTTACTTCTAGCCCTTTGCCTCTCATTCCCTTCCATAGCAGATAATCAAGGCCCTATTCAAAAAATAGACAGCCTTCAGAGCCTAATGGATGAAGCTCAGGGTAAGGATTTGGTTGATATTTACAACGAGATAAGTTGGAATTACCGAAACATCCGTATTGATTCATCACTGATTTACGCTCAACGTGCCTATCATTTGGCCCAATCTATGGACTATGAATTAGGCATTAGTAAAAGCCTCAATTTCATTGGAGTTGCCAAACGAAACCACAGTAATTTCTTAGGTGCTCTAGAGAACTTCTTCGAAGCACTCAAACATGCAGAGCAAAGCCGCAATTTGGTACAGCTCAGTTATACTTTAATCAATATTGGCAACATCTATGTCTTCCAAACCAACTTTGATGGGGCCATAGACTACTTCGAAAGAGCCCTGATCAATGCTAACAAACTAGAAGACCTGGACTTGAAAGCCTATTGTCATATCAATCTGGGAAGATCCTATACTGGTCTGAAAAAATATGAAGAGGGTGAAATCCATATAGAAAAAGCCATAGCTCTAAGAGAAGAACAAAACAACCTTGAAGGAGTGGTCATTAGTAAAGTGGACCTGGCCAATCTATATGTACTCAGCGATCAAATGGACAAGGCCATAGAAACACTGGATGCCACTATGGCTGATGTGCGAAAATTAGGCCATAGCACTACGCTGGCTTATATGTACATGATTTATTCCAGGGCTTATCTTAAGAAAAATCAAATTGCCAAGTCACTGGAGTTTAACGAACTCAGTTTCGAAATCTGCAGCGCGAATAACATCAAAAAAGTAGAAAGTGACTTACTGCTGCTAAAATCAAATATTTATGAGCAAGCCAATGATCTTTCAAAGGCGCTTCATTACTTGCACCTTCATACAGAAAAAAAGGACTCTATATTCAGTGAAGAAAACACCAGGAAAATAGAGTCTCTGCACGCCAGCTATACCGCTGAAAAGAAAGAAGCCGAAACGCGATACCTCAAACAACAGACTGAATTGAATCAAATCATTATTCAGCGTCAGAAAGTCATCATTTGGTTGACCATTATCGGACTGGTGTTATTTATTGGTATTGCGATCGTTTCCATCAAGGCTGCCTCTGATCGCAAAAAAATGACCAATCAGATTGAGAAACAGAAAGAAGATGCCTTCAAGCACAATAACAGTCTGATAGACCTCAATCATGAAAAGAACAATCTAATCCGCATTCTATCTCACGATCTACGTGCGCCTATCAATAACATCAAAGGTTTGACACAAGTGCATCAGAGTGCGCATCAGTTTGACGAAGCAGATAATCAGATGCTTGACCATATCGTCAATGAATCTGACCGATTGCTCAATATGATTACAAAAATTCTGAATGTTGAAGCACTCGAGGATGAAACTAGGCACTACAAATCCGATCGTATCAACTTGAACTATGTAACGGAACAAGTGATATCTAACTACCAATCTTCAGCGAAAGCCAAGGAAATTAGCATACATTCCAAATTAGTAAAGGATGGAGTATTTATACTTGGAGACCAAATCCATATCTATCAAATCTTAGAGAACCTGATCTCAAACGCGATTAAGTTCTCTCAAAAGAATACTGTAATCAATATCGAACTCGTCAATTTGGTAGCAGAGAACAGAGTCCAAATCAGAATAAAAGATCAGGGACCTGGTCTTACAGAAGAGGATAAAAGGAAAATCTTTACCAAGTTTCAAACCCTCAGTGCCAAACCTACAGGTAATGAAGAGAGCACTGGTTTAGGACTATCCATAGTCAAGCAATACACCGAACAGATGGACGGTAAAATATGGGTAGAAAGCACCTATGGAGAAGGTTCAACTTTCATTGTAGAGTTTCTAAAAACCCGATAA
- a CDS encoding OprO/OprP family phosphate-selective porin: protein MKTLTPKCCPGLSIQALRLFTICAFIFINLVANAQNVTGHSLIIRNANVITNSSDTSQYYVNLLIIDDVLELISTEELSKSEDIEVWDANGGYLLGNLVINAAPRFIILNEDPRKNFDIWLNIEPYTVFAMNNGEIHVNRLEESTHLESTQKDPYSRVKWFAYTPPPFALPINYSMGSKWNHWNKENFKGLIFGALAMDRLYWLSQNEANERQVGNLKSNAGGEIRGLRFGVIGSVKVMKRPWSYTFFMATNAFEKGFEENDLNNLTVYDYRLDIPIKNVTLSIGKQKEPISFERVPSSLFNSMQERVSDAFQPGRNIGIQASGNLLKSRVSWAGGVFNPWVERKGSFTENETIYVGRLTAVPWASETGTNLLHIGVSNRYSDGQVGTQYQITPEFNKSINFMQTGFIDTDQMNLSSFELGYLSGPYWFYSEYTLNQIKAVGESWQNLSSFQMMATWVISGEHRKYRFRNGTLSPIPIAIGVNQGGRGAWELAVRYSNYNLNANTIRAGLMNVYSAGLNWWPTSYACVSFNYRLIQLDHPNERGITSGLNTRILLLLN, encoded by the coding sequence ATGAAAACCTTAACTCCAAAATGTTGTCCTGGCTTGAGTATTCAGGCTTTAAGGCTATTCACGATTTGTGCATTTATTTTTATTAATCTGGTTGCAAATGCCCAGAATGTGACGGGCCATTCGCTAATTATTAGAAATGCCAATGTAATTACCAACAGTTCGGATACATCGCAATATTATGTCAATTTGTTGATCATAGATGATGTTCTTGAGTTGATATCCACTGAGGAGTTGTCCAAATCTGAGGATATTGAGGTTTGGGATGCTAATGGAGGCTACCTCTTAGGTAATCTTGTGATTAATGCCGCACCCAGGTTCATTATTCTTAACGAAGACCCAAGGAAGAATTTTGATATTTGGTTGAATATTGAGCCTTATACGGTGTTTGCAATGAATAATGGTGAGATCCATGTCAATCGATTGGAGGAGTCTACTCATCTTGAAAGCACGCAAAAAGATCCATACAGTAGGGTCAAGTGGTTTGCTTATACGCCACCGCCTTTTGCTCTTCCTATCAACTACAGCATGGGTAGCAAATGGAATCATTGGAACAAGGAAAATTTCAAAGGTTTGATTTTTGGTGCTTTGGCTATGGATCGGCTGTATTGGCTGTCTCAAAATGAAGCCAATGAAAGACAGGTGGGGAATCTGAAGTCGAATGCAGGAGGAGAAATCAGAGGTTTGCGTTTTGGGGTGATTGGTAGTGTCAAAGTAATGAAAAGGCCGTGGAGTTATACCTTTTTTATGGCCACCAATGCTTTCGAAAAAGGGTTTGAGGAAAATGACTTGAATAACTTAACGGTTTACGATTATCGGCTGGATATACCTATTAAAAATGTGACATTAAGTATTGGGAAGCAGAAAGAGCCTATTTCGTTCGAAAGGGTACCTTCCTCACTTTTCAATTCTATGCAGGAGCGCGTTTCTGATGCTTTTCAGCCTGGTAGAAATATTGGGATTCAAGCAAGCGGTAATTTGTTGAAGTCACGTGTTTCATGGGCTGGTGGGGTTTTTAATCCATGGGTAGAGAGAAAAGGCAGTTTTACTGAAAATGAAACCATATACGTGGGAAGGTTGACCGCTGTACCCTGGGCTTCTGAGACGGGTACCAATTTACTACACATTGGAGTTTCCAATCGATACTCTGACGGCCAGGTAGGGACCCAGTACCAGATTACTCCTGAATTCAATAAATCCATTAATTTCATGCAAACAGGGTTTATTGATACGGATCAAATGAATCTCAGCAGCTTTGAATTAGGCTATTTGAGTGGCCCTTATTGGTTTTACTCTGAATACACGCTCAACCAGATCAAAGCAGTGGGTGAGAGCTGGCAGAACCTGAGTTCGTTTCAAATGATGGCAACCTGGGTGATTAGTGGCGAACATCGAAAGTATCGTTTTCGAAATGGTACATTAAGTCCTATACCTATTGCCATAGGAGTGAATCAGGGTGGACGAGGAGCCTGGGAGCTGGCGGTTAGATACTCGAATTATAACCTCAATGCCAATACCATCAGAGCAGGATTAATGAATGTATACTCCGCAGGACTCAATTGGTGGCCAACTTCATACGCATGTGTGAGTTTTAATTACCGCCTCATTCAATTGGATCACCCGAATGAAAGAGGTATTACCTCTGGACTCAATACAAGAATATTGTTGCTGCTTAATTAA
- a CDS encoding FixH family protein, whose translation MNWGHKITIVFILFALFVATLVTICVRQDFFLVAPDYYEEELAYQDQIDKMNNFQQLEIKPELNKIDGKVILSFPDNVALVEGEIHFFRPSHGDFDQKFSIELDSNGQQTFSQDQFLSGLWKAKLSWKDSNKSYFNESTIIL comes from the coding sequence ATGAACTGGGGACATAAAATAACAATCGTATTCATCCTGTTTGCCCTATTCGTGGCTACATTGGTAACAATCTGTGTCAGGCAAGATTTTTTCCTTGTGGCACCAGACTACTACGAAGAAGAGCTGGCCTATCAGGACCAGATTGACAAAATGAACAATTTTCAGCAACTGGAGATCAAGCCAGAGCTGAATAAGATCGACGGAAAAGTGATTCTGAGCTTCCCGGACAATGTAGCGCTGGTAGAAGGGGAAATCCATTTTTTCAGGCCTTCTCATGGAGATTTTGACCAAAAGTTCTCGATAGAGCTAGACAGCAACGGACAACAAACATTCTCTCAAGATCAGTTTTTGAGTGGATTATGGAAAGCAAAACTGAGCTGGAAGGATAGCAACAAAAGCTATTTCAACGAAAGCACGATCATTCTCTGA